From Terriglobia bacterium:
AAATTGTTGCGCGATTTAATTTCTGAGAGGAAACAGCCGTGAATAGCGACATGAAGAAGTTCCTGTTGTTTGTCTTCCTGATTGGCCTGATGCCGTTCAATATGGCGTCGCAAACAGCACCTCCGCCGGCACAGGCGCAGGCACCTGCAAATAACAATGAGGTCCAGAAGGGAAACGGCGAAGGCAATTTCACGCTGAAAACCTCCACCGAGGTCATCCTGGTCAATGTGATCGTCAGGGACAAGGACGATAAGTTCGTCAAAGACCTGAAGACATCCGATTTCACCATTCTCGAGGACGGAAAGAAACAGGACATCATCTCGATCGATGCGGAAGACACGGATGCTGTCGCCGTCACGGCGGAAACGCCGAAAACGGAACTGCTGACCAACCTGAACACCGCAAACGCAGCAAAGGCAAAGACTACCGCCCCCGCGGCGGCGGAGCCGTTGACCGAAAACGATCTCAAGGACCGGCGGTTGATCGTCCTGTTCTTCGATTTGAGCTCGCTGCAGCCCGAAGAAGTCGAACGCGCCGGCAAATCGGGGCTGGACTACGTCAACAAGCAGATGGCTCCGGCCGACCTCGTATCCGTGGTCACCTTTTCCAATGCACTGAACGTGGATCTCGACTTCACGAGCGACAAAGAAGCCCTGCAGACCACGCTCGCAGGTTTGAGCACGGGCAGCAACGAAGGATTGGCGAATGGCGATGCCGCCGACAGTTCGGACACATCCACCGATTCCGCGGCTGGATTCACTCCGGACGAAACCGAATATAACGTATTCAATA
This genomic window contains:
- a CDS encoding VWA domain-containing protein, whose product is MNSDMKKFLLFVFLIGLMPFNMASQTAPPPAQAQAPANNNEVQKGNGEGNFTLKTSTEVILVNVIVRDKDDKFVKDLKTSDFTILEDGKKQDIISIDAEDTDAVAVTAETPKTELLTNLNTANAAKAKTTAPAAAEPLTENDLKDRRLIVLFFDLSSLQPEEVERAGKSGLDYVNKQMAPADLVSVVTFSNALNVDLDFTSDKEALQTTLAGLSTGSNEGLANGDAADSSDTSTDSAAGFTPDETEYNVFNTDKRLQALVDLANDLALVQQKKSVLYFSGGIQRTGIENQTQLRAAVAAAKHANTAFYTVDVRGLEAMAPGGSANGGGGRGGGRGGSGSGAYSGAAVQNQYNSNFATQETLATLANDTGGKAFLDNNDFAPAFTKVHDDTSFYYLLGYASTNPAQDGKYRRIQVRVNRADLRNAKLEFRNGYYAQSDFQHSTKETREAQLQEQLLSDVPSSDFPVYISTGY